One segment of Brassica napus cultivar Da-Ae chromosome C3, Da-Ae, whole genome shotgun sequence DNA contains the following:
- the LOC111204605 gene encoding polyadenylate-binding protein 2-like isoform X2 has protein sequence MAQSQTPNGSVLPVGLGAAGAQFGTTSLYVGDLDASVTDSQLFDAFSQMGQVVSVRVCRDLATRRSLGYGYVNFTTPQDAARAIQELNYISLNGKPVRVMYSHRDPSVRRSGAGNIFIKNLDKSIDHKALHDTFSAFGNIISCKVALDSSGQSKGYGFVQYETEESAQRATAELNGMLLNDKQVYVGPFLRRQERDSNTAANVTKFTNVYVKNLAESTTDEDLKSAFGEFGEITSAVVMRDGDGKSKGFGFVNFEDAGDAAKAVEGLNGKTFGDKEWYVGRAQKKSERESELKVRYEESLREAADKFQSCNLYVKNLDESISDEKLKEMFAPCGTVTSSKVMRDTNGISRGAGFVAFSTPEEATKAMSEMSGKMIENKPLYVAVAQRKEDRRARLQAQFSQMRPMAMPPAVGPRVQMYPPGGPRIGQQMFYGQGPPTMIPQQPGFGYQQQLVPGMRPGGAPPMQNFFMPMVQQGQQRPGGRRPVGIQPQQHQPRGRMFRYPQGRGSGDVPGRLPYEMPQHVPIGALATSLANASPEHQRTMLGENLYPLVEQLEAESAAKVTGMLLEMDQTEVLHLLESPEALKAKVAEAMDVLRNVAAGGAAEQLSSLNLN, from the exons atggcTCAAAGTCAAACTCCGAACGGCTCTGTTCTGCCGGTTGGTTTGGGTGCAGCGGGCGCTCAGTTCGGTACGACGTCGCTTTACGTCGGAGATCTGGATGCGAGTGTTACCGATTCGCAGCTTTTTGATGCGTTTAGCCAGATGGGTCAAGTTGTGTCGGTTCGTGTCTGTAGAGATTTGGCTACTCGGAGATCCCTCGGATACGGATATGTCAACTTCACCACTCCCCAAGATG CTGCAAGAGCCATCCAGGAACTGAACTACATATCTCTTAATGGCAAACCCGTCAGGGTCATGTACTCTCACCGTGATCCTAGCGTTCGCCGAAGTGGCGCAGGAAACATATTCATCAAGAATCTAGACAAGTCCATAGACCACAAAGCCTTGCACGACACCTTCTCCGCCTTCGGAAACATCATCTCCTGCAAAGTAGCTCTCGATTCATCAGGCCAATCCAAAGGCTACGGCTTCGTGCAATACGAAACCGAGGAGTCTGCTCAGAGAGCTACGGCCGAATTAAACGGCATGCTGCTGAACGACAAGCAAGTCTACGTCGGACCTTTCCTCAGGAGGCAAGAGAGAGACTCCAACACCGCCGCTAACGTGACAAAATTCACCAACGTGTACGTGAAGAATCTCGCTGAGTCCACCACCGATGAGGATCTAAAGAGCGCTTTCGGCGAGTTTGGGGAGATCACGAGCGCTGTGGTGATGAGAGATGGGGATGGGAAGTCAAAGGGGTTTGGGTTCGTTAACTTTGAGGATGCGGGTGATGCTGCTAAGGCTGTGGAAGGTCTTAACGGGAAGACGTTTGGTGATAAGGAGTGGTATGTTGGTAGAGCGCAGAAGAAGTCTGAGAGGGAGAGTGAGTTGAAGGTTCGGTATGAGGAGAGTTTGAGGGAGGCTGCGGATAAGTTTCAGAGCTGTAACTTGTATGTTAAGAATTTGGATGAGAGTATCTCTGACGAGAAACTCAAGGAGATGTTTGCACCTTGTGGCACTGTTACATCTTCCAAG GTGATGAGGGATACTAATGGAATAAGCAGAGGGGCTGGTTTTGTAGCGTTCTCGACTCCCGAAGAAGCAACCAAAGCT aTGTCAGAGATGAGTGGTAAGATGATTGAAAACAAACCTCTCTATGTTGCTGTTGCTCAGAGAAAGGAGGACAGAAGGGCCAGACTCCAG GCTCAGTTTTCGCAAATGAGACCAATGGCGATGCCACCAGCTGTTGGACCTCGTGTGCAGATGTATCCCCCTGGTGGTCCCAGAATTGGACAACAAATGTTCTATGGTCAGGGACCTCCTACTATGATTCCTCAACAA CCCGGGTTTGGCTACCAGCAGCAGCTGGTCCCTGGAATGAGACCTGGTGGGGCACCGCCGATGCaaaacttcttcatgccaatgGTTCAGCAGGGCCAGCAACGTCCTGGAGGGAGACGCCCTGTAGGGATCCAGCCTCAGCAGCACCAG CCGAGGGGGCGAATGTTCCGCTatccgcaaggccgtgggagtgGTGATGTTCCTGGAAGGCTTCCATATGAGATGCCTCAGCATGTTCCTATTGGAGCTTTGGCTACATCCCTTGCCAATGCTTCTCCTGAACACCAAAGGACG ATGCTGGGTGAGAATCTGTATCCGCTTGTGGAGCAGCTAGAGGCAGAGTCTGCAGCCAAAGTGACTGGGATGCTTTTGGAGATGGATCAGACTGAAGTGCTCCATCTCTTGGAGTCACCTGAAGCTCTCAAGGCTAAAGTAGCCGAGGCTATGGACGTTCTCAGAAATGTTGCTGCTGGTGGTGCAGCTGAGCAGCTTTCCTCCTTGAACCTCAACTGA
- the LOC111204605 gene encoding polyadenylate-binding protein 2-like isoform X1, with product MAQSQTPNGSVLPVGLGAAGAQFGTTSLYVGDLDASVTDSQLFDAFSQMGQVVSVRVCRDLATRRSLGYGYVNFTTPQDAARAIQELNYISLNGKPVRVMYSHRDPSVRRSGAGNIFIKNLDKSIDHKALHDTFSAFGNIISCKVALDSSGQSKGYGFVQYETEESAQRATAELNGMLLNDKQVYVGPFLRRQERDSNTAANVTKFTNVYVKNLAESTTDEDLKSAFGEFGEITSAVVMRDGDGKSKGFGFVNFEDAGDAAKAVEGLNGKTFGDKEWYVGRAQKKSERESELKVRYEESLREAADKFQSCNLYVKNLDESISDEKLKEMFAPCGTVTSSKVMRDTNGISRGAGFVAFSTPEEATKAMSEMSGKMIENKPLYVAVAQRKEDRRARLQAQFSQMRPMAMPPAVGPRVQMYPPGGPRIGQQMFYGQGPPTMIPQQPGFGYQQQLVPGMRPGGAPPMQNFFMPMVQQGQQRPGGRRPVGIQPQQHQMQPRGRMFRYPQGRGSGDVPGRLPYEMPQHVPIGALATSLANASPEHQRTMLGENLYPLVEQLEAESAAKVTGMLLEMDQTEVLHLLESPEALKAKVAEAMDVLRNVAAGGAAEQLSSLNLN from the exons atggcTCAAAGTCAAACTCCGAACGGCTCTGTTCTGCCGGTTGGTTTGGGTGCAGCGGGCGCTCAGTTCGGTACGACGTCGCTTTACGTCGGAGATCTGGATGCGAGTGTTACCGATTCGCAGCTTTTTGATGCGTTTAGCCAGATGGGTCAAGTTGTGTCGGTTCGTGTCTGTAGAGATTTGGCTACTCGGAGATCCCTCGGATACGGATATGTCAACTTCACCACTCCCCAAGATG CTGCAAGAGCCATCCAGGAACTGAACTACATATCTCTTAATGGCAAACCCGTCAGGGTCATGTACTCTCACCGTGATCCTAGCGTTCGCCGAAGTGGCGCAGGAAACATATTCATCAAGAATCTAGACAAGTCCATAGACCACAAAGCCTTGCACGACACCTTCTCCGCCTTCGGAAACATCATCTCCTGCAAAGTAGCTCTCGATTCATCAGGCCAATCCAAAGGCTACGGCTTCGTGCAATACGAAACCGAGGAGTCTGCTCAGAGAGCTACGGCCGAATTAAACGGCATGCTGCTGAACGACAAGCAAGTCTACGTCGGACCTTTCCTCAGGAGGCAAGAGAGAGACTCCAACACCGCCGCTAACGTGACAAAATTCACCAACGTGTACGTGAAGAATCTCGCTGAGTCCACCACCGATGAGGATCTAAAGAGCGCTTTCGGCGAGTTTGGGGAGATCACGAGCGCTGTGGTGATGAGAGATGGGGATGGGAAGTCAAAGGGGTTTGGGTTCGTTAACTTTGAGGATGCGGGTGATGCTGCTAAGGCTGTGGAAGGTCTTAACGGGAAGACGTTTGGTGATAAGGAGTGGTATGTTGGTAGAGCGCAGAAGAAGTCTGAGAGGGAGAGTGAGTTGAAGGTTCGGTATGAGGAGAGTTTGAGGGAGGCTGCGGATAAGTTTCAGAGCTGTAACTTGTATGTTAAGAATTTGGATGAGAGTATCTCTGACGAGAAACTCAAGGAGATGTTTGCACCTTGTGGCACTGTTACATCTTCCAAG GTGATGAGGGATACTAATGGAATAAGCAGAGGGGCTGGTTTTGTAGCGTTCTCGACTCCCGAAGAAGCAACCAAAGCT aTGTCAGAGATGAGTGGTAAGATGATTGAAAACAAACCTCTCTATGTTGCTGTTGCTCAGAGAAAGGAGGACAGAAGGGCCAGACTCCAG GCTCAGTTTTCGCAAATGAGACCAATGGCGATGCCACCAGCTGTTGGACCTCGTGTGCAGATGTATCCCCCTGGTGGTCCCAGAATTGGACAACAAATGTTCTATGGTCAGGGACCTCCTACTATGATTCCTCAACAA CCCGGGTTTGGCTACCAGCAGCAGCTGGTCCCTGGAATGAGACCTGGTGGGGCACCGCCGATGCaaaacttcttcatgccaatgGTTCAGCAGGGCCAGCAACGTCCTGGAGGGAGACGCCCTGTAGGGATCCAGCCTCAGCAGCACCAG ATGCAGCCGAGGGGGCGAATGTTCCGCTatccgcaaggccgtgggagtgGTGATGTTCCTGGAAGGCTTCCATATGAGATGCCTCAGCATGTTCCTATTGGAGCTTTGGCTACATCCCTTGCCAATGCTTCTCCTGAACACCAAAGGACG ATGCTGGGTGAGAATCTGTATCCGCTTGTGGAGCAGCTAGAGGCAGAGTCTGCAGCCAAAGTGACTGGGATGCTTTTGGAGATGGATCAGACTGAAGTGCTCCATCTCTTGGAGTCACCTGAAGCTCTCAAGGCTAAAGTAGCCGAGGCTATGGACGTTCTCAGAAATGTTGCTGCTGGTGGTGCAGCTGAGCAGCTTTCCTCCTTGAACCTCAACTGA